The Oryzihumus leptocrescens sequence ACTCCGGTGACGCGGGCGGCCTCAACGAGGCCACGAGCGACATCTTCGGCACCGCCGTGGAGTTCTACGCCAACAACGCCAACGACGTGGGCGACTACCTCATCGGCGAGAAGATCAACATCAACGGCAACGGCACCCCGCTGCGCTACATGGACAAGCCGTCCAAGGACGGCGCCAGCAAGGACTGCTGGTCGGCGACGCTGGGCACCCTCGACCCGCACTACTCCTCGGGCCCGCTGAACCACTGGTTCTACCTGGCCTCCGAGGGCTCGGGCGCCAAGACCATCAACGGCGTCGCCTACAACAGCCCCACCTGTGACGGCTCCACCGTCACCGGCGTGGGCCGCGACGCCGCCGCGAAGGTCTGGTACCGCACGCTGACGACCTACCTGACCTCCACGAGCACCTACGCGGACGCCCGCAACGGCGCGATCAAGGCGGCCAAGGACCTCTACGGCGTCGGCAGCACCCAGTGCACCAACATCGCGGCGGCCTTCACCGCCATCGCGGTCCCGGCCACGACCGAGACCTGCGGCACCAGTGGTGGGGGCGGCGGTGGCGGCAACCTGCTGCAGAACCCCGGCTTCGAGTCCGGCAACGTCAGCTGGACCACGACCTCCGGCGTGATCACCAACTCCGCCAGCGCCACCCCGCGCACCGGCTCCTGGTACGGCTGGCTCAACGGCTACGGCACCGCCAGCACCGACTACGCCCAGCAGTCGGTCGCCATCCCGTCCACGGCCACCTCGGCGACGCTGTCCTTCTACCTGAAGGTCTCCTCGGCCGAGACGACCACGACCTCCGCCTACGACACGCTCAAGGCCCAGGTCATCGACGGCTCCACCACGACGACCCTCGCGACGTACTCCAACCTCAACAAGGGCTCGTCCTACGTCCTGAAGTCGCTCGACCTGAGCGCCTACAAGGGCAAGACCGTCACGATCAAGTTCCTGGGCACCGAGGACTCCTCGCTGGCCACGAGCTTCTTCCTCGACGACACCTCGGTCGCCACGAGCTGACCGCAGGGCAACACGGACAACCCGGTGCCGGTCCCTCGACCCGAGGGGCCGGCACCGCCGTGCCGGGCGGCTGCAGCTGATGCCACGCGGGTATGCCGTGCCGCACCGCGGCAGCCCGGACCACCCACCACGCCGGAGCGGTCGCCTCCCGGGGACCAGGGGGCTGACGCCCCGGGAGGCGCCCGGTCCGGCGGCGGACGGGGACACGGGTGGGGCCGCGCGTCGCGGGCGAGGGCCGACGCCGACCGCCCGTGGCTGCGGGCTGGTCTTGCCGTGTTCGCCGAAGAGGTCCGCGGTCTCGGGCCCGTGCTGGATGTCGGCTGCGGCCCCGGCGCGATCACCGCTCATCTCGCCGGTCTCGGCGTCGACGTCTCGGGCGTCGACCTGTCGCCGAGGATGGTCGAGCACGCCCGGCGCCTCCACCCCGGCTTGCGGTTCGCCGTGGCATCGGCCACCGAGCTCGACCTCGAAGCAGGTTCGCTCGGCGGGATCCTCGGCTGGTGGTCCCTGTTCAACCTCCCCCGGGACGTCCTGCCCGAGGTGCTGGCGTCGTTCGCCCGTGCACTCGTCCCGGGAGGACACGCCCTGATCGGGACGCACGTCGGCGAAGGCGACCTCCCGCGGACCGAGGCTTACGGCGGGGTTCCCGTGACGTGGACGACGCACCTGTGGCAGCCCGAGCATCTCGGCGATCTCATCGTCGCAGCCGGGTTGGAGCCCACCGCGCAGCTGCAATTGGCACCAGGCGGGCCCTCGGGGAGGGCCCAGGTGTTGATCAGCGCCAGGCGCCCGCCGGAGGCCGTGCCGGGCCGGTAGCGCCAGCGGCTGCCTGAGGGTCAGACCGTGGTGCAGAGCCTGCGCTGGCCGGCCGGGGCGGTCACGTCGGCGAGCAGGCGCGTCAACGGCTCGGCCAGCTGCGTCAGCGCGGGGTCCTCGATCCTGGCGCCGGAGCGTCCGGAGGAGACGACGACCACCAGGTCGTCGGGGTGCCGGGGCTGGGTCGCGGGCGGGCGAAGGGAGGACCAGCCGACCCCTGCCGCAGCCGAGGCGATGCGGTGCATCAACGCCTCGTCCACCCGGCACCTGCCCGTCGGCTCGCCGTGCCGGCTGACCGAGGTCACCCCGTCGGTGCCGATGACGAGCCGGTCGCGGAAGCCCGCCACCCCACCCGAACGCGTCACCGTCAGGGGTGCGGACAGCGACGTGGGGGACCCGC is a genomic window containing:
- a CDS encoding class I SAM-dependent methyltransferase, yielding MFAEEVRGLGPVLDVGCGPGAITAHLAGLGVDVSGVDLSPRMVEHARRLHPGLRFAVASATELDLEAGSLGGILGWWSLFNLPRDVLPEVLASFARALVPGGHALIGTHVGEGDLPRTEAYGGVPVTWTTHLWQPEHLGDLIVAAGLEPTAQLQLAPGGPSGRAQVLISARRPPEAVPGR